GATTTCGGTCAGACAACTCCAAGTTTTAACCACCACCGGTTTAAATTTGAACTGGGATGGCTCACTCGGGAGGGTTTTCATGAACTGGTTAAGAAAGTGTGGGCGTGTCCACCTCATGGCAACACGCCAATTCAACGATGGAATAATCGCATACATGCTCTGCGTCAATTCCTTCGTGGATGGGCTAAACATATAGCTGACATTTACAAGAAAGAGAAGCTGTGACTCTCTACCTTAATTGATACCCTTGATAAAATTGCGGAGGTGAGGTCTCATTCTGCCGCAAAGATTGAGCAAAAAAGCTATCTCAATGAGCAGCTAGCCCGCCTATTACGTGAGGATGAAATTAAATGGTATCAACATAGTAATGCAGACTCACTCGTCCTGGGAGATGATAATACGAAATACTTTCAAATGTTGGCCAATGGCAGACATAGAAAGAAACGTATCTTCGCTCTAGATCAGGAGGAGGGGCGTATTGAGGGGGAGGCACCACTCAGAAATTTCATTACTAAATATTACAAAGAACTTTTTGGACCGTCAGCTGATACAACTCTTAAGATGGGTGAGTCTATCATGCGTGACATCCCTCAAGTTTCGGAAGCGAAAAATGAATTCCTAACATCCCCGTTCTCCGAGGAGGAAATTTGAACCGCGGTGTTTCAGATGGAACATAACAAGGCTCCGGGACCAGATGGTTTTCCGATGGAGTTTTATAAATGCTTTTGGGATATGATTAAGTCTGACCTGGTTCAGTTGTTTAATGAACTGTATGTCCAGGAACTTGAAAATTCCCGTTTAAACTTTGGGGAAATTATCTTACTACCTAAGACTAAGGACGCTAGTCGGATTCAACAATATAGACCGATTTTCCTGGTAAATATAAGTTTAAAATCTTTACGAAGGTCGCGACTAATCGGTTGGACGGGGTGGCTGACCATGTTGTCAAACCCACTCAAACATCATTCATGCAAGGACGCAACATACTAGATGGTGTTGTTGTACTGCATGAAACTGTTCATGAGCTTCACCATAAAAAGTTGAATGGAGTCATCTTTAAAATAGACTTCGAAAAAGCCtacgataaagttaaatggcccTTTCTGTTGCAAACATTACGCATGAAGGGTTTTTCGCATAAATGGTGTCGATGGGTAGAGAGTTTTGTGtctggaggtagtgtggccatcaaGGTTAATGATGATGTGGGCAGCTACTTTCAGACTAGGAAGGGGCTTCGCCAAGGGGACCCCGCATCCCCAATTTTGTTTAACATTGTAGCTGATATGTTAGCTACCCTTGTTGAAAGGGCTAAGTTGGACGGACAAGTCAGCTATGTAATTCCACATTTGGTAGAAAAAGGTCTATTTATTCTACAATATGCGGACGATACGATTCTGTTCTTGGATCACGATGTAGAAAAAGCAAGAAACCTCAAATATCTGTTATGTTCTTTTGAGGAACTTTCTGGCCTAAAAATTAATTTTTCATAAGAGCGAACTTTTCTGTTTTGGCGAGGTTGCAGAGTTTGCACCTGAGTATGCTGAAATTTTTGGCTGCCAACTCGGGCATTTCCCAATTCGCTATCTAGGGATACCCATACACTATCGGCGCTTAACTATAGCTGAGTGGAAGCATGTGGAAGAGAGACTAGAGAAACGCCTTGCCAGTTGGAAGGCCAAAGTCTTGTCCTATGGAGATCGATTAATTTTGATCAATTTGGTCCTCAGCAACATGGTTTTATACATGTTATCATTCTTCCATCTCCCAAAAGGAGTTCTTTAGCGTCTCGGTTACTTTAGATCCAAACTTTTTTGGCAGAGTGACAATGAAACCAAGAAATATCGATTGGCTCGGTGGAATGTATTATGTCGACCTAAAAGCcaagggggtctggggatccaggaccTTGAGATTAAAAATGTTGCCCTTCTCAGCAAATGGGTATACAAATTACTCACCGAGAATGGTGTGTGGCAGGAAATCATTTGTAACAAGTATGTGGGTTCCAAAGCTATTTTTCAAGTTTATTGGAAACCTGGTGATTCACATTTTTGGAGTGGGCTGATGAAGGCTAAGGAATTTTTTTTTCAATTCGGAACTTTCTCGGTCAGTGACGGGTCTCAGGTCAGATTCTGGGAAGACACCTGGCTTGGGACCACCCCGCTCAATGTGCAATACCCCAGCTTGTACAGGATTATTAGACATAAATTTGTTATAATCAAACAAGTTCTGGGGCAAGTAAACCCTGATATTTCTTTCCGTAGGGATCTGCTAGGATCTTGTTTGGCAACATGGAATGAATTACTCATCCGTTTGGAGGTGATTCAGCTGTCGGATGAACATGATATTTTTCGTTGGAAATTGCATCAGAATGGAAGTTTTCAGTCAAGTCTGTGTATAATGCTCTGGTTCATAATGAGGTTCCAGTTGATAACAAAAAATTGCGAAGCTCAAAATTCTCCTAAGAATGAAGATATTCCTCTTGTTTCTTAATAGAGGGGTCATATTAACTAGGGATAATTTGGCATGGCGCAACTGGCAAGGGAGTAAAAAATGTGTCTTCTGCCAACATGACAAGTCTATTACACACTTATTTTTTGAGCGTAAGTTTGCTCGGTCTGTGTGGGCCGTTGTTCAAATAGCTTCAAATCTTTACCCACCACGTAGTGCACGGAACATATTCGGCAATTGGTTGAGGGGAATTGAAAAACAATTTTCTGCACACATTCTAGTGGGGGCGGCTGCCTTATGTTGAGCATTGTGGCTTACCAGGAATGATGTAGTTTTTAGCAATAAATGTGTTTCATCTCCTGTGCAGGTTATTCATGTATGTCCGCGATGACTCCATACTTGGTCTACCTGCAGAGGCCGGAGGACAAAGACCTTTTTATGATGACGTCTACACGGCTGGAGCGTATGGCCAGGGAGGTTTTCTACCCCATGGATGGCTATGTGATCTTCGGATAGGATCTGCCGCGTCTTAGGCTGGCTTATGGTTGTGTCTTAGTTGCTTTTCGATTTTTTCCTTCTTCGGACTTGTGGACTTGTTGACTATGTGCATcttgttatgcagaggccgggcttTCTTTTGATGCGATTGTATCACCTCGATATTTCAATTCAATGAAatgccctttatcgaaaaaaaacTAGATAGCGAACAAACACACAAGTGGAGTTGGCGCCGTGTGCGGATCCTGGACGATTGATGTTGCGGTATCTCAGGAAGGAGACACGTAGTCATTGCCCCGGGAAGTAGGCAAGTTCAGATAACTTCGTTAACAAATCTTGATGTCGTTATCATGTTGCGATTCCACGATAGATCAAATACATACCTCGGATTATTCTAACAATGTATGCGAAGTCATGTGGTGGGAGTATTGATTATGACGCTTTACTCTTTTCGCATGTGCAGAAACTATGAGAACAATTTGACTTTGTTTCGGTATGTGCTCAAGACACCCAAGAAAGTACAGCTACATTTTTGAGAATTTAGAAATAATATAATACATAGAGGTTTGCTAAACATGTTTGGCAAAGTTTTGGTTGTTTAAAAGTATTGTCCCATCGAGGAGCTAAAATTGGGAAAACACATTAGCACTTGAGCAAATCAATTCTACATGGATACAATAGTTACATCCCAGTGTAGTTTGTAAGAAACACTTGTTTGTCACACGATATCGAGAACTCCGTAATACCCGATGAGTACCGGCAAAGAAACCAAAGTTCCAAATATTACCCTGCATGTTGGGAAATTCATCAGTCCATGACAATAACACAAGAATGAAAACACATGACAACTAATTATGTCATAACACTAGTGAGAGGAGGTGCTTACGCCGTGCTAAGTACATCGGCGTGGAGGCCATACTCCTTTGCGAAGACGAAGGAGGCAATTGATTGCGGTAGTCCTGCCTGCATGCGAAGAGCGAAATGTTCATTTTTGATTTTTCTCTCATACCTTGGCACTTGTTTTCGATCGATCGTTTGACTAAGTTGAGTGTGCTAAAGAATAAGACGCCTATATTACTCTTCTAACTAACGAAAGCACGCATGGAAAGAgcagcttcattgttagagcaaatATAATAGTGAACTTATAGCCCGCTTATATGGTATTTTTacctatgtggaggaaagagatatgaaaaaaataaaagaagtggactctcatgcaagagcctagctatatatgcATTTTTTGGCAAATACAATTAATGTGAagaaaaagatagagaaaagatgaaaaaagtactaatacaatagttaATCTTATAGTCCACATTATTGTATGAGTGTGTATAGATGATGGTTATAAATGACATGATAGTTCGATATAACTATCAGCTAGCTATATTATTAACTATGCTCTTAGTTtgattttatttttcctttagcGGACGGATCTGTAAAGCAAAAAAGCAATCGCATGCATGCAGTTCCGCACTCCGCGTGACCAAGAAACTACACTTCTTGAAATCCATCAGTAAAGTCAATGAGCACTTGGCGGTAAAAAAACTCATCACCTGACGACGGACGCAAAAAAGGGACAAGCCCCACTTCTCCAGTATTTATACTTTCTTCCCTAGACGAGTTGTAGTACGTAGCAGCAACACTTGTAGTGGCTAGACGGCGCGATCGATCGAGACCAAAGTCTTCAAAGTACAGTACGGGCGATCCGGCGATGGGATTGGCAGCTAAGACGAGTATAgtactctttttttttttgcgggtaagacGAGTATAGTACTCTACTCGTACGTGTTTACACGAACGAACCTGTATGATGGCGAAGCGTAGCACGTCGCCgcggaggccgaacgcggcggctccggcgagcgccGCGAGTGGGCCCGCGACGAAGCGCAGCACCATCCCCAGCGCCGCCAGTCCCCCGCCGCACGCCACGATTCTCTCCTGCTGCGCCATGAACAAccctgcatccatgcatgcatgcatgagcactgCTTCAACAAACAATCTGTTTGTTGCACACGTATACGTCTGTGCTGACACCGTGTAAGTTTATCATACGTACGTACCCATGCTGAACATGGACATCCCGGTGCCGGTCCTGGACATGACCTGCAGCGAGCCCGTCACGACGCCCGGCATGCCGATGCGCCACCTGCATGCATGTGCACGCACGTAAAACACTAGTCACCTTTCCGGACGTTCGATGGCACACGTATACGCCACGCATGTACGGCGGTCCGATAGGTACGAAGGGCAGCGGAGTCCGCACGTACCTATAGGCGATGCACGCCCAGGCGACGCCGAGGACGCTGGCGTACACGTTCGGGTTCCTCGCCAGCTTCATCCCAACGGTGCTCGCCATCGGCCACAGCCGAATCCTCCTTCCACCGGTGGGCGGCGCCGCTTCCACGTCCATCTCGACGTGCTGTGCTCGGTCGTCGTCGCTAGTGGTGGATCCGTCGTCGCGGGCCGTTGTGGCACTCAAAGAAGAGGCGCCGCCGACGACCCAGGCTTTCCGCAGCTCGAAGGCGAGCAGAAGGAGCGGGAACCACACGATGGCCTGCACGACGGCGATCTGCACGATCAGGTCCTGCGCCCACTTGCCGTACATGGCGTCCAGCAGCGGCACGCCGACGACGAGCGTGTTGTTGTACGCGCCCAGGGAGAACCCCGTGATGGACCACGAGTAGGCACCGGCCTTGGCCTTGGCGCAGCGCGCCCAGACGGCCGCGGCGAGCACGGCGAGAAGTTTGGCGACGGCGTCGGCCGCGATGACGCGGTAATTCATGGCGTAGGGGTCGGCGCGGACCACGAAGTCGAAGGTGAAGAAGGGCATGGAGAAGCAGACCACCAGCGTGTTGATGGCGTCGCACTGCTCCGCCGTGAAGAACCGCCACCATCGCACCGACCCGTACCCGAGCCCCAGTGCAAAGTAGAGCGGCGCCATCGCCTCCACCACCTTGTAGATGTCGCCCAATGCTATCATCTTATTTGATGTAGTAGTATGACTGTGTCTGTGTGAGTACCTTTGGCTCCCTGAACGAGTTGGGATGATGTCTTGGTATGCTGCCATTTCTGTGGCTATAAATATAGCCGGAGAATATGGAATCGGAGAGGACAAGCACTGCACAGGAGATCGATCGGTGGAATCTGTGGCGAATTGGTTCCCATGAGCCATGAATAAACTTGGATTGTCTTGTCAGCATGCCTAAGCTCCGTGGTCCTTATGGGTCTTTAGAGGCATTACTACTTACGGgcatgtgcatgaagacttctcaatTGTTATTGACAATGTCAAACCGGATTCGGTATGACAATAGCCACAATGGCTCGTTCTCACGGCGATAGTGGCCGTTCCATGGTTTAGAGATCtctatgtaatttttattatgtttgaggtgtcTTATACTCCTAATAAACTTTTATAATAGATCCGGATTTTTATTGAAAAATGCATGCCTGGAAAGCCAAGGGACTCATTACTTTGAGTAGATTCCACTTTTTAGCCTCCTAAGAGTGTGAGTGACAATATTTTTACCCAATTTAGAAGAAAAATAATCCTTCCAAGTACATCCTTTAAGAAAATTCCTTCGATTGTTAAACCTCTAAATTTACCAGTTCCCGTCAGCTTGTTCCATGAGCCAACATCTAGATTGAAGGTGCATTTCTTCTGGCTTCGTTTTGACAAGGGAGGTTTTTGAGCCCCAAGGGGGTTGGGGAATGAAGAGGATTTGGTGATCTCCTCCCCTTCACCGAATCCACTAATCCCCCCTTCTAAATTCCACGCATTTGGTTAAACTCGCCCAATCTCCGCGTCTGGTTTGACCTCCGCATCATCAATTCCACGAGTAGGCCCTTGAGACTTCAGTTCCGCGTGGAACGAGTGGGATTCCTGGGGATCGAGGGGTTTGGGCCGGTCCAAACCATGTGCACCAAACGGCCTTGTGGAGATTTTTGAGGATTACACGCCCGTGGGGTTAATCCCCTACAAAACCCTTCCAACCCCTTTCCACCAAAAGAGGCCCCTCGGTGTTGTCGAAGTGGCAGACCACGCGGGCAATCTGGTTAAGCCAGGCTGGCTCCCTAGCTAGGGCATcaattgttgcccctgcttcaccaCACCAGAGTTTGGGACTATTAGGTTGTTCTAGAGTAAGAGTACATATACTGGTAAGATAAATTCTTCCCCAGCTACTCACGACATTGTGCCTTGCGTATACTCCCTAAATTAGGGTTGTTTGTCTTATTACCCTCACCNNNNNNNNNNNNNNNNNNNNNNNNNNNNNNNNNNNNNNNNNNNNNNNNNNNNNNNNNNNNNNNNNNNNNNNNNNNNNNNNNNNNNNNNNNNNNNNNNNNNNNNNNNNNNNNNNNNNNNNNNNNNNNNNNNNNNNNNNNNNNNNNNNNNNNNNNNNNNNNNNNNNNNNNNNNNNNNNNNNNNNNNNNNNNNNNNNNNNNNNNNNNNNNNNNNNNNNNNNNNNNNNNNNNNNNNNNNNNNNNNNNNNNNNNNNNNNNNNNNNNNNNNNNNNNNNNNNNNNNNNNNNNNNNNNNNNNNNNNNNNNNNNNNNNNNNNNNNNNNNNNNNNNNNNNNNNNNNNNNNNNNNNNNNNNNNNNNNGTTGGCTGATGCACAACGCAAAATCCAATTGTCCGCCTTGCTGTCTATTGTTACTTCCAAACTTCTGTGGGGTCGAAGGACGGTGACGGATAGTCGTGTCCCAAGTTGGGGGAGCCGACATGGCTTAACCAGGTCACTCCACATCATTTGTTATGTCAACAATGCCCAGGTGGAATCTACATGTGGTCTAGGGGTTGACTCAGTGTGCCAAGTCGGATTGACACTGGACCTACGTGACAACATCCATACAATGAAGCATGATTACTCGGAAGTTATGTTATTAGTGCTATGACCACCACCTTCACCGTGACATTATCACCTCTGGCCATCCCTCTAAACCTCTGTACAACAAATCTTTCGTCGGCGACCCCCACATCCTCACTGTACCCGGTCATCATCCCGCTTTTATTCCATCGATGACGCCGAGTCGCGTTGCCCCCGGTCGTGGCGTGGTCCTAGATTGCCCTCGCCGGGGTCATGCCAGCCAGCCAGGTCACCCTGATTCGGGCGGTGCGCACCTAGGAATGTAAATTCAAGCAACTGGTCTTAAGAATACCATAGGCAGGATCAGGCAACGCCCAGGTCTAGCCCTTACAAGTACAACAACTACAATAGCACTCTTGCTATAGCAAACGAAGAAttttgtagccacgcccctgccgccACCCGGGCAGCCTGGGGCCTGGCTACGCCACTGTTAGCAAACCCGGAAAGAAAAAGAACTGCAAACCATATTCTGATTGATCACCACCATCCTCTTTGGTGCTCAAAcacgtaagagcatctccaatagatgatgtagatgTAAAAATAATCATTTTTTTCATCACAAATGCACTAGAATGGCGCTCCAACAGATGATGTGGATGTAAAAAAAAATTACTCTAAATTTGCTCTATATGTAAAATAGGGCACTGGGTGATGCAAAATTGGCATCACCAGCCATACCCGAGTAAAACCAAAGAAGGCGTCGAAGAGCAGGGCTGGCTTCAAGGGGTGCGGTCGCGGCCCTCCGTCGACTTTGGTGTTAAGTTCCAGTATGAAGGCCGTCGCTACCGGCTCTGCACCTTCGAGTCCGCCGATGAGGCCGTGTGTGCGTACGACGTCGCCGGGTGGTGTTTTGGTTGGCCAAGGCATGAGATGAATTTCCTGGAGATCGAAAACCAGGAGCAGGCGGAGTTCGCCGGGGCGAAGAATCTGACCATACGGCTGATTGaagagaagaaaaagatggcagggATTCACATTGCTCCCGATGAGAATGATGAAGTTGCGATGGTGAGGTTCGCACGGGAGAATCCGCAGTGT
This portion of the Triticum dicoccoides isolate Atlit2015 ecotype Zavitan chromosome 7A, WEW_v2.0, whole genome shotgun sequence genome encodes:
- the LOC119328017 gene encoding probable auxin efflux carrier component 5c; amino-acid sequence: MIALGDIYKVVEAMAPLYFALGLGYGSVRWWRFFTAEQCDAINTLVVCFSMPFFTFDFVVRADPYAMNYRVIAADAVAKLLAVLAAAVWARCAKAKAGAYSWSITGFSLGAYNNTLVVGVPLLDAMYGKWAQDLIVQIAVVQAIVWFPLLLLAFELRKAWVVGGASSLSATTARDDGSTTSDDDRAQHVEMDVEAAPPTGGRRIRLWPMASTVGMKLARNPNVYASVLGVAWACIAYRWRIGMPGVVTGSLQVMSRTGTGMSMFSMGLFMAQQERIVACGGGLAALGMVLRFVAGPLAALAGAAAFGLRGDVLRFAIIQAGLPQSIASFVFAKEYGLHADVLSTAVIFGTLVSLPVLIGYYGVLDIV